The sequence below is a genomic window from Dermacentor andersoni chromosome 6, qqDerAnde1_hic_scaffold, whole genome shotgun sequence.
TCAGCGCAGAAACGCCGGCCACGCCTAACGATGATCGCATACCCAACTGCACTCGCCTCTTCGCTCTCGTGGTGTGCATCTACCGCCTTCTCGTAGCCAAGTGCCACGGAGGAAGGCCAGACTACATAAAGCGCCTGCACGACAACAACCTACGATGGATCTTGGAGATATTTAAGTGCAGTGGTCAGTATTTAGAGGACGCTGAGGAGAAATTCGGCGAATGGATTAAAGACAGATCCTACCTGTCATTAATTGCTGCCTTGGACATGTTCCTGTACCGCTTTCGCCGTCACGAAATGGCCATCCTGACGGCAGGAGCCCACGTATCGAGATACAACCACTGTACCGTCCTCGACGATATCGCGCGTCTGTGCAGGGCGACCGAACTGGGGACAACTGAGCTTCTTGAGTGGGTCTTTGTTGAACGGGCTGCGGACGAACTTTACATGATCCATCGAAAAGGTCAGGAGCTGTACGTCGCGCATTTTTACGCACCGCACTTGAGTGACCTCGGCCTGTCTCGGCGTTCGCCTTACTCTGCGACCGCCAACCCGTTGATTCACTACTGGTGCAACGCTACAGCAGCACTGATGGGCTCATCGCAGGGTGAGAAATCGAGAATTACGTACCACGGTGATCTCTCCGGTGCAACCATCAGTGCCATGGTACTTGCTTACGCAGAGTGGGAACACAGCCTCAAACTTGTCGGACCAACACTATGGAAAGTTGACGAGCATAGACAAAAGACTCTAGCCAAAGAAAATGCCCCCAGGGAATTTGGCACCCAAGGTGTTCAAGGCTGCACAATGGTACCAATACCTCTGAGAGAAGTCGTTCATTATTGACCCTAAAATTTCCAAACACTGCCTCTCCATGCTTCGCACTGTTATGTGTAATGACTCAGTGGGAGCCAAATTAGTTGAGCTTATTCCAAAGTAGTGTATGAAAgtgccttctcttttttttttttctgcagtgccCTTCATCCACCTGGTCGTCTATATAAAACTGCATTGAAAATACCCATGGCGCCTAGTATCTGCTACTTCGTTACATTGAATGAATGGTTTTGAGCCGTTTATGCGTTTATGTTGGCAGTGTGGTGACGTTTATTTTGTCAGTTGCCTAATCGCTGTAACACTTGAACTATTTTTCTACCCACGGGCTACTGCAGTGTTCTTGTTTGATATTGTGGTTCGCGGTGCGGTTCGGGAAGCTGTCATATCCCGCCATGTTGTCATTTTGGGCTAATTGTAGAGGCCGCACGTTGCAGCCTTGTGAGCCAGTCGGAACTCACAAGATGACGAATGCGACGATATGGCGGACCATGAGCGTGTGCAAATTGCCACCCTCGGTGTTTCACGCAAATGCAGTACGTCTGTTTCGGCTAGTCAGAGATGACTTCAAGTGGGCAAATCCGATCCACACGCGTGTGCGTTGTTGCCCATTGAATAACTCGTTCAGTTTGTGATAGCTGTATCACAAAGGCACTTTCCATAGCGATAGATCAAAATCGGACTCTTGAAATCCAAGTACCCGTGCGATACCTGTATTAGTCCTCAAATAGCCCTTGTACACCTCTGGAGACCCGCCACTCTTATACGTCCTCGGAAGGCTGGATCGCTGTGCAAGCTGGCGCGAGTTGCAGGTCAGTCTAAAGAAACCAAGCACGCAATAAAGGACGACACAAAAACGGCGCTGAACTTGGAACTAAGAAATTGGCTGcgggcttagctcagctaaccctggatatgcaaagcgaaagcttgggcTAGCCTGATTAAGTTTCACATGGTTAACCTTTGGTTTAGctgtaaggaaggaaggaaaaagtggagaaggaaaggcagggaggttaaccagtttaacttaaccggtttgctaccctacacatgggagcgggatgggggcatgaaagatggggaagggagagagagagcacatagcacagcatacacatcgtcagttagagtCCACCACTCTTGCGCGATACGTGATATCacgtcacagccgcttgtccaatcccgtctctttcaaaaaccgaagtaatcccttcgtcgccttcagctgcgatgtcttttgtcggcggcatgtgaaaatcgtttcgagggacaatggtcaaGTATCAacgtgcgctagaacggatgccagggactgtcgctgaacattatattcaggacagtcgcacagaatgtgttccagcgtctcctcgcaaagacaggcattgcagagaccATTgaaggccattccaatgcgaaatgagtaagatttcgtgaaagctccccctagccataagcgataaagcagagtggcctctcttcggcggagtccagttggcatacagagatgcatcaaagagggcaggtggtattgacggttgctccagtcggtctggctgtttggtgtccACCACAGAGAGaccgtgatctcctgtgcaagcagtcgaagtcgcctagctgcgtcggaccgtgaaagtggtatggcctcttcttgtgtgtcttcaagagctgcccgagcggctttatcggcgtcttcgtttcctatgacgccgcagtgacttggcagccactgaaacgtcacgcggtgtcctttctcctgtgatgaaTGGAGTAGGcgtctaatatcgaatacgagctgttcgaatggcccgcgactcAGAGCtcatagcacagattgtagggctgcctttgagtcgctgaagattgaccattgtagAGGTGGCttccgattgacgaaacaaagttcagcgcgaagagcagctagttccgcatatgtcgatgttgttgggtgatcagtcctaaagctgatggtaatagctcttgctaggacgaccacagcaccggaccaacactggatgtttgtggagccatcagtataaatatgtacactgtccgcgtacctctcgtgcagaagaagcagagacagttgtttcagcacaggcgacgacagctcagacttttccgattcctggtactgtggactgtggggctgataagacaccaagggggtttcgatggtttagatgcagcggtgaagcccgagggaagttagtcgttatacttgacgatagttttagagaatgattggtgcctgtctgaaggtagtgttgcaagggggtgatagggggcacgtgcagaatgtctgatgtgcgttctcagggcttccaccgtaatgtgagttcgcattggatggtcccgagcaatcgcaatagttgcctttgttgacgtgcatctgggcaaaccaaggcaaactctgagtgcttgagcgtgtgctgcctgcagaacacgaatatttgtcttgcaggtgttgtctagcacaggtagactatatcttaaaaaaccgagaaagggagctctgtagagtttcagcattgcgtctactgacatcccccacgtctctCCTGtgaagtatttaaacaactgggaagttgctgtcaggcgccgtttcatgtaggccacgtgcgggccccaacagaggtctcggtcaataactACGCCaggaaatctgtgggttctgacataggaaatggtccgctcattgattgagatgacataaggcgtcattggtttgcgagtaaatgccactagtgcgcatgtgcgcgtttttctggtgatatgctgagaccctgttcgcacaagtagttcgctgtcaaagtggccgctctttgaagccgcgcacgtatctgaggacgtgtgactgccgaagtccagacatagatgtcgtcagcgtatattgaaattttgatggtagtttgcaagtattcagcaagtccaacaagagcgaggttgaatagcatcgggctgagagcaccgccttgaagaacgcccctgctggtacagcgtcgcgtagttgggccatcgtcagttaacacatagaatgataaCACATAgaaccacctaggccaaccgtcgcaagagcgtcgagaatgccctcatgtaatacgttatcgtatgcccctttcacatctaagaataaagctgcagataaccgcttacgggacctttcgtgctggacatatcaaacaagatcaactacattgtcgatggaagagcggtcacgtcggaaaccagccatggaattcggataaatcttgtagtgttcaaggtaccccTCCAGGcagccaaggatcatccgttccattatctttcctacatagctggccagcgctatagggcggtaagaggtgagctctagtggggatttgccctgcttcaagagtggcaccaggtgacttttactttccattcgtcaggaacatttccctcctgccatgaagAGTTGTAAAGACTCAACAATTCTATCGGTGCGGAttctcctagatagcacaaggctcggtatgatataccatctggacccggagatgatgagcgcctgcagagagctagtgccgcctcgagctcctaagaaaggtccatgcggcaatcacgcgaatgggggacgtcagctcgggctggaggatctggacgagtcgatgtcttgccgcccttggaaaagcgcgagcgccttgaatggaaaacgccgttcctgAAGGCagcgcagaccttgcaccgttttccaaatgtgcgacagtggcttgcgggggtcgaatgtctggcaaaacgttgccgaACGTTCCGGCgataatctatccatacgacgctgaatcttcttttgtatcctcctggctgccctaaggtcgtggattgattttgtacgccgatatcgacgttccgcccggcgacaaagtgctcgaagtcgctctaattctatgtcgaagtcatttcgcgtggaagagatcgtcatcatgcgagtggcgttttgcatcgtatatTTAACTGTTTGCTCTAACCCatagggtaggccctcgcggcaggcatcttccatagcAGATTTGAAGTTgacccattgaatcgtccgaatggtattccgtgggccagatctagacgacaagcctttgatgttcagataggtgggaatgtgatcactcccatgtgtctcaatatctggaaaccacttcacacatctggcgagagagttggagacgaaagcaaggccaggcagctgccgtatgtcacgcctcgaagaaaggtggggctaccatcgttcaggagagtaaggccatggttgtaggcgatgcttgctaatcttcgtcgtcttgcatttgtccttgtacttccccatgctggatggtgtgcactgaaatctcctatgatgacccatggggcggaacaaacactcaagatatctgCTAATCTTTTAGTATAGAAATTGCTGGAAGGTGACATATatacgcctatgagagtaaacaagagttcgttacttttaactgtgatgcatatatattgattgtcgtcgtggggcgcaattggttgcaaaacataggtgagttcacgacgaacaaaaacgatgatttCTCTGCATGcgccatttgttgatgacatggtAAATTCGTACCCTGGCCGTCTTATtagtttcgacaagttgggctcacaaatggcgatgagtggaaacacattggtgtacacaaactgacgaaaatctgaaattcgttattttagccctctggcattccactggatgacggacgctgccttgacttcttttcggaaggatggggcaTGGGTATCTATCTtgctagttgagggattcaagcactgggcttaaggcgtccagcactttaagtgcgcttcgagcagacggtgtccccatgtccactaaaagcgctcgaatggcctccatgagagaacgtagcaccgagatgacttgacggtctgtttgaGGTgtatcatccatggccggagaaggatcaggtggggccccgaccttctgaggttctttcgcaagggagcggctcggtagcgtaggccattcctctaaagatagagtcttttctgcttccttcgtagaagtggtgggccctttcgcggcgcgactaACTGGCATCGCAGTGGAGTGGGTAccgtcacttcgcgcatgcgtcttcttcgaagacgtgCGATggtgccgacgccgacgccgacgccggactacttcggctgcctccctgtgggccgaattgtctctggccatttgcttgagaaccgcacgctccctcttgatgcggggacagtcgtTCGACGAGTACGCGTGAGgcccgctacagttggcgcacttcagaagcgtggcaccgcaggtctcttctgcatgaggttcagcgcaatgcggacacagtagcgagttgggacacaggcccttgacgtgtcctagcctgaaacattgatggcattgaagcggcttctggatgaatggtcgaaccggatgtcggaaatgtccgactttaacgtggggtGGTATACAATAccccttgaaaattacttttgcgcagcgcgtattcccaaggcggcgcgcttgcgtaatgatcgtgccctcgttttcCGGCTTGGTGAGGTAGGGTAagtcatcattgggaatggcaatgtcaatgtcgtaaattacaccggctgtggatgtgtcgtcgatcgggataaaggggcgcattttgattccacctagctccgtgatttcttgaagctttccaagcgcactcgcgttgtacacgtctatggcgagtatattcttgcgtggatttattcttatgtctttaatttgatccggcaccgcatattccagaaaaatggatagggtttgcctgttcagcaatcgtagattgcttgacggttcttccgacataaatatgatgacgtgtggccagggcgcaggccttgacttcatagtcgttgtgctcgcaaGAGTTTACGGCGCTGTGTTGACGGTCTTTCTCTTcaccctcttactccggacgcgTATGAAGCCGttgtcggatgagtcgtcttccgacatagagtacggctcggtgtcttcggtgtcactgggggagccaactcgcttccttgcagttcacggccgtgatgacttctgcccaggcgggcctctggcatgctccaCGTCCCtggccgcaagacggggaggaaaggcacctcgaaaggcgaagatttcactaaaaattcacagagcacagaaactagtgttctgccaagaagacacttcgtcgtcttccccggTTTAGATGTAAtcattatacttaggtatacaatcatcgttaagccaggtttGACGGCTGTGCCTaagtcggtggctagacatgactgtgattaggcttgggtagacgcatcgttcgacggtgcaacgcctgttgtgccacagggaaagtgaAAGTGCGAGACATGCAAAgtgacgccgcgaacatgcgcagcgtcgaagcacgaACGGACAGAGcgtgaacgcggtcgctacattgatctcaacggtgcgacgcctgttgcattccgaaccctctccagtgaagcagctcgccgggcgatatccgttGGGTGGTCAGaggccgcttggcgacgacggctcaaagcctcccgcgcaacgctcagagaagacggtgAGGGCTTCGCTCTCACCCATGGCCAAgttcgcactgactaggcgagcgtgGCGCTCCCCTTAGCCATTGCCCGTGCGTCGAACCATCAATCGAAATATCTACCATTTTATCGGCGAGAAGTACTGTAGCCTTGAACCAGCGCGCAgcgccgctctcctcctcgcactACAATGTGCAGATTCCGTTTTCTCCCAACGGCAACTTAGAATGGTAGCGGCTTAATTGCGAATTAGTGCGATTCTAATGTGTTCTGTCTGGGATTTCTGCGATGTCAGATGACTCAAGGTCGACGGGCTACCACTCTGctgtattcggctgcaaaaataacATTCGGAAGCAAATGTAAAGTGCTCTTCAGCCGCAGCGACTTTGTGGACACAGCCATGCATTGCGATAGCAGAGAAGCGTCCGCTTTGtattgccagcataaacagaaaggacttgatgCCATCGCGTGTATGTTCGGAAGGTATTGTTCCCAACAAACtcagcttgcttgcttgctttgctttgctttgctttgcattgtttgtttgcttgctcaCTTGCTTGctagcaaacaagcaagcaagcaaattaTTATTTCATTATTCGCCAAGCGCTTTGCCAAGCGACGCCCGCGGCGtcgacactggattttctgcgacacggggtccttaacgctattgcgttagtactTGACAGGAGTGTGACACAAACGAAAGACGACCCgagaagctcgtgtcaacatttacgccacgtcgcatgtgcacaatgccctctggacgccgcAACTAGGCGTGAATCCCCACAAATGCAGTGCAGGtgctgccgcgcttgtctccatGCTCATCAGCAACAGCGACAGTAGATGGAGGAGGTGGGGAGAATGTTAGCCagggaatagaaagagagagatgtgGCAGCTTTGTGAGCTACAGCGCTACAACCCAGAAcggcgccgaagcgtgcacttgGTGCGAAGGAGACGAAGACTCGCACAAAGCGTGCGAGACTGTGCGAGGACTCGCACAATATAACTGGACCAAGTCGAGCATCTTCACCGTGCGCTCTATACCGACGATATAAAGCTGTGGACGGTTCGGGGCTCCGACGGAGTCATCCAAGACCGGCTCCAACGGGTGGTCGAGATTGTATCAGACTACGCCTGATAGGGCGGTCTCATTTGCGCACCCCACAAGTCCGAACTCGTCCTTTTCCGTCCACGCGGCAAGTCTTCCCCGAACTCCATCACGATCCTCGTCGACGGGACACCCGTACGACGGGTATTGCGAGCGTGCGTCCTCGCACTTTACGTTCAGGACGGTGGCAGGGCTGCACACACCGTCTCTCTACGTTCGCGCCAGACGGAGCAGATCACCGCTATGCTGCACCGCGTTAGCAATCGTCGCTCGGAACTTAACGAAAAGGACATGGTCTGATTAGTAGACGCATGCATTCTTAGTCGCCTCAATTGTCATCTCCCCTTTCACCGCCCAACGCGGGCACAATATGACCGCGTGGACACGCTTATCCGTAAAGCCGCCAATGTCGCACTCGGGGCTCCACACTATAGCTCCAATCAGCGTCTTTTATCActcggggtacacaataccctcggcGAACTGCTTGACGCCCAGTGGATCAGCCAGCGCCAGCGTCTTCCCCTCACTCCGACAGGTAGAAAGCTCCTCACTCGCCTGGGCCACCCGTTTCCGCCCGCATTCCCGGACATGCAAGGGATCTGCGTACCGGCCAGGACCATTAGGATGATTCGGGTACATCCCATACCGCGTAACATGCGCGTACCGCGCGAGCACAATGCCGCTCGACATCCGACATGGGTGAGATACCTCGCTCGCACTCTTGGCGAACTTGAGGAGAACAGAGTcatctacacggacgcggcttgtATGTCACAAGGGCATACAATGATGGTGGTCGACGGCACCGACGAGATCGTGAGCGCTGCCTCTATCCTCTATCCCCTTTCAGCTGCTTACTCGGGAGAGATCCTGGCGGTTACCCTCGCCATCCAAACATCTGGAGCCTCCCGGGTGAAACGTATTACACAATTAACGATTCGCAAGCGGCATGTAGGGCTTTCTAGACAGGTCGTGGTACTCCAAAAACAGCGCAGTGCATTCTTTCACGTGCGTCCCAATTAACAGCACGCCTCACCCACAATATTCACCTGCTCTGGACGCCTGGCCACGCGTCACTGCCGGGCAATGAACGAGCTCATGCGGCCACTCGAGAAACCCTCCGAGCAGCCTTGCGCAATGGCGCGGCCAACACAGAGCACAGTTCCCCCCTCCTCACATATCGCGAGGTTGCAAAGcactatacgcctcgtgcaccgcctatagaggcaccactgaaagccacctagcggacgcttccaacagtacacgcgggagcagtagcagacgacaaccctttgcagcaaggatagctgaagttcgcggctgcgatttctcctttgtgcgggtgccaggctgcttcttctgcagtGACAGCTGTaaggaagatgctgacctctgtgcgagcgggtataaattgtggggttttacgtgccaaaaccactttctgattatgaggcacgccgtagtggaggactccgaaaatttcgaccacctggggttctttaacgtgcacctaaatctaagcacacgggtgttttcgcatttcgcccccatcgaaatgcggccgccgtggccgggattcgatcccgcgacctcgtgctcagcagcccaacaccatagccactgagcaaccacggcgggttgcgagcgggtatgaacacgatgttaccggtgtttgggacaacatggtccacatacgtgcaaggtgtgtcccgcagacaaatgccatgaaccccatttacatgaggtggagctcatgttgactagccgataaattttgttgagtgatccGATCTCTCggtggtttttttttattctacccttgccgcaatgctgcttctgtacctgaataataaacacccgtcgttagtgcagacttatatcaaacaaatccgcacggtgcaatctctgcatatgccgttgtgaattttctgccgatgaatacatgtgacatcgtcGAATAACTGCAGTCTGTGGTGCTGACcaaaggtggaagtcagactccagccgtcccgaagtaaaaagccgtttatttaacatatacaaccaatatagataatgaagaacagaagcgccccctggggaataaacaactgaaatgaataacgaaactgaatataacatacttcctcccttatttttagtggttagttgttagtaagtattagtaAGAAAAACCAcaaagcatgcacactgtacttatttacacatatttacaaccTATGTACACAATATCAGACCGCCAACTAATTGGTCTGATAGTCTTGgagccaggccggtggccgg
It includes:
- the LOC140219076 gene encoding uncharacterized protein, with amino-acid sequence MISPWDLLTITEELGQGDLVSAETPATPNDDRIPNCTRLFALVVCIYRLLVAKCHGGRPDYIKRLHDNNLRWILEIFKCSGQYLEDAEEKFGEWIKDRSYLSLIAALDMFLYRFRRHEMAILTAGAHVSRYNHCTVLDDIARLCRATELGTTELLEWVFVERAADELYMIHRKGQELYVAHFYAPHLSDLGLSRRSPYSATANPLIHYWCNATAALMGSSQGEKSRITYHGDLSGATISAMVLAYAEWEHSLKLVGPTLWKVDEHRQKTLAKENAPREFGTQGVQGCTMVPIPLREVVHY